A portion of the Stigmatella aurantiaca DW4/3-1 genome contains these proteins:
- a CDS encoding serine/threonine-protein kinase has product MTNSAGLAPGTEIGAWRVVGQQGQGACGAVYRAERVGAEEAGPFALKLALHPLDPRFEREGELLARLSTSHVPRLLDRGWWMPDGTPFPYLVMEWVEGLPLYEWGTRRVLTSRQALRLLAHVARALEATHAVEGVHRDVKGDNIRVRADGTAVLMDFGSSNYRQARTLTYQHPPPGTPEYQSPESQRFQWETRHQPRVRYEAQPADDVYALGVTAYRLCTGKYPPGLELKQAEEGFAFVDPPWVPPETLASVCQELAALIRRMLHEAPASRGSAASVAQALERAAKKAGRAADLPLAGGQHAAPPPASAAWRPALVAALGMCLVVAVWWLGSQSLESAKAMADGHQPTEGPVGLADSTLDASTARPPAEFEQGGMALDVPEKPFPGQHRPPCGKHELKINDGCWGRLGEAAPPCGTRAYEWKGMCYVPIFDPLRPSTSNPP; this is encoded by the coding sequence ATGACGAATTCAGCCGGACTGGCGCCTGGAACGGAGATCGGCGCCTGGCGCGTGGTGGGCCAGCAGGGCCAGGGGGCCTGCGGCGCGGTCTATCGGGCCGAGAGGGTGGGAGCCGAAGAAGCGGGCCCGTTCGCACTGAAACTGGCACTCCATCCCCTGGACCCACGCTTCGAGCGGGAAGGGGAACTGCTCGCGCGCCTGAGCACGTCCCACGTGCCACGGCTCCTGGACCGAGGGTGGTGGATGCCGGATGGGACGCCGTTCCCATATCTGGTGATGGAGTGGGTGGAAGGGCTGCCCCTGTATGAATGGGGCACGCGGCGCGTCCTCACTTCCCGGCAAGCGCTGCGGCTCCTGGCGCACGTGGCCCGGGCGCTGGAGGCGACGCACGCAGTGGAGGGCGTGCACCGGGACGTGAAGGGGGACAATATCCGGGTGCGAGCCGATGGCACAGCGGTGCTGATGGACTTCGGCTCGTCGAATTACCGGCAGGCGCGAACGCTCACCTACCAGCATCCACCTCCGGGAACGCCCGAGTACCAGAGCCCCGAGTCTCAGCGCTTCCAGTGGGAGACGAGACACCAGCCGAGGGTCCGCTACGAGGCCCAGCCCGCAGATGACGTGTATGCGCTGGGGGTGACGGCCTATCGCCTGTGTACGGGAAAGTACCCACCCGGCCTGGAGCTGAAGCAGGCCGAGGAAGGCTTCGCGTTTGTGGATCCGCCCTGGGTCCCCCCGGAAACGCTGGCATCGGTATGCCAGGAACTGGCGGCGCTGATTCGGCGAATGTTGCACGAAGCGCCTGCGAGCAGGGGCAGCGCGGCCTCGGTGGCCCAGGCACTGGAGCGGGCGGCGAAGAAAGCAGGCCGTGCAGCGGATCTGCCCCTGGCCGGGGGCCAACATGCGGCCCCACCCCCAGCGTCTGCCGCATGGAGGCCCGCGCTCGTGGCTGCCCTCGGGATGTGCTTGGTGGTGGCCGTGTGGTGGCTCGGGTCCCAATCCCTTGAGAGTGCCAAGGCAATGGCAGACGGGCATCAGCCGACGGAAGGTCCAGTGGGCCTCGCCGATTCAACGCTGGATGCCTCAACGGCCAGGCCACCGGCTGAGTTCGAGCAAGGCGGCATGGCGCTCGATGTGCCAGAGAAGCCGTTTCCTGGCCAGCATCGCCCTCCCTGCGGCAAGCATGAACTCAAGATCAACGACGGATGTTGGGGACGATTGGGCGAGGCTGCCCCACCATGCGGTACCCGTGCATACGAGTGGAAGGGCATGTGCTACGTGCCTATATTCGATCCGCTGCGGCCGTCGACCTCGAATCCGCCATGA